In the Arthrobacter sp. 31Y genome, one interval contains:
- a CDS encoding DMT family transporter yields MTENTGNIKNTGNGIYWIILLASALLEAVWATALGLSNGFTQLTPTVVFAITAVLSMLGLGIAVKRIPLGTAYAVWVGIGAALTVGWAMLTGVESASPLKLLFIAGIVGCAAGLKVLPAEKPVAKAE; encoded by the coding sequence ATGACTGAGAACACTGGAAACATCAAGAACACCGGCAACGGCATCTACTGGATCATCCTCTTGGCTTCAGCACTGCTCGAAGCCGTATGGGCCACGGCTCTGGGCTTGTCCAACGGCTTTACGCAACTCACGCCCACAGTGGTTTTCGCCATCACCGCCGTGCTGAGCATGCTCGGCCTGGGTATCGCCGTGAAGCGAATCCCCCTCGGCACTGCCTATGCAGTGTGGGTTGGAATCGGAGCTGCGCTGACCGTCGGTTGGGCCATGCTCACTGGCGTGGAATCCGCGAGTCCGTTGAAGCTGCTGTTCATCGCCGGAATCGTAGGCTGTGCTGCCGGTTTGAAGGTCCTGCCCGCTGAGAAACCTGTAGCCAAGGCCGAGTAG
- a CDS encoding TOBE domain-containing protein, whose translation MPQIRISEAARFLGVSDDTVRRWTENGTLTAQKDSAGRLAVDGLELATLARDQSHLPDDPSRSGSSARNRFVGLVTGITADKVMAQVELQCGPFRVVSLMSSEAVRELGLELGSVATAVVKATTVIIETPQGKSII comes from the coding sequence ATGCCGCAAATACGAATTTCCGAGGCCGCCCGCTTCCTTGGCGTCAGTGACGATACTGTGAGGCGCTGGACGGAGAACGGGACGCTGACTGCCCAGAAGGACAGCGCAGGACGACTGGCCGTGGACGGGCTGGAGCTCGCCACGTTGGCTCGGGATCAGTCCCACCTCCCAGACGACCCCTCGCGTTCCGGAAGTTCTGCACGGAACCGCTTTGTGGGCCTGGTGACGGGAATTACCGCTGACAAGGTCATGGCCCAAGTGGAGCTTCAGTGTGGCCCTTTCCGGGTGGTATCGCTCATGAGTAGCGAGGCCGTCCGTGAGCTCGGGCTGGAACTCGGATCCGTCGCCACAGCCGTGGTCAAAGCCACCACTGTCATCATCGAAACTCCGCAAGGAAAGAGCATCATATGA
- a CDS encoding YccF domain-containing protein: MKTLLNIIWLVFGGFWLALGYFAAGIICCVLIVTIPWGIASFRIGAYCLWPFGQMVVEKPGGSGVFALLGNVIWLLVAGIWIAIGHVVTAVAMAITIVGIPLAIANLKLIPVSLMPLGKQIVPTSQPFVSTYR; encoded by the coding sequence ATGAAAACGCTCCTTAACATCATCTGGCTTGTCTTCGGTGGGTTCTGGCTGGCCTTGGGGTACTTCGCGGCAGGCATCATTTGCTGCGTCCTCATCGTCACCATCCCGTGGGGCATCGCTTCGTTCCGGATCGGTGCCTACTGCCTGTGGCCCTTCGGCCAGATGGTGGTTGAGAAGCCGGGCGGATCCGGGGTGTTTGCGCTCCTTGGCAACGTGATTTGGCTTCTGGTTGCGGGCATCTGGATTGCGATCGGTCACGTGGTCACGGCGGTTGCCATGGCCATCACCATCGTCGGAATCCCGTTGGCCATTGCCAACCTGAAACTGATCCCGGTGTCTCTGATGCCCCTCGGTAAGCAGATTGTGCCCACCAGCCAGCCGTTCGTCAGCACCTACCGCTGA
- a CDS encoding SRPBCC family protein, protein MSTEQHTLTMSREFDAPREKVFEAWMEPDKLTLWFGPVEVDAPRDQIIVEPRVGGLWQVVMVWSDENGEQSAPIEATITELNSPALLVAQAKAAPDADHEYEEMHLEFEDLNGRTRMNLTQGPFASEEWVEMTRDGWGTSFDKLDGLLAG, encoded by the coding sequence ATGAGCACGGAACAGCACACCCTGACGATGAGCCGCGAATTCGATGCTCCACGCGAGAAGGTTTTTGAAGCCTGGATGGAGCCGGACAAACTCACCCTGTGGTTCGGGCCCGTGGAGGTGGATGCTCCACGCGATCAGATCATCGTTGAGCCCCGGGTTGGCGGCCTTTGGCAGGTAGTCATGGTGTGGTCGGATGAGAATGGCGAGCAGTCGGCGCCCATCGAGGCCACCATCACCGAGCTCAACAGCCCGGCTCTCCTGGTGGCGCAGGCCAAGGCCGCTCCCGACGCTGACCACGAGTACGAGGAAATGCACCTCGAATTCGAGGACCTCAACGGACGCACCCGGATGAATCTCACCCAGGGGCCGTTTGCGTCCGAGGAGTGGGTAGAAATGACCCGCGACGGCTGGGGTACCTCGTTCGACAAGTTGGACGGCCTCCTGGCTGGTTGA
- a CDS encoding FAD-binding oxidoreductase — translation MEWIRPESPDYDEARKLFNAMIDRKPAVIAKCSDPGEVAEALSYAHNHNLDVAVRSGGHSVAGMSTNDDGLVVDVRPMKSIRVDPEAKTATAGAGLTWGEFDRATQQHGLAVTGGRASTTGVSGFTLGGGSGWLERSYGFACDNLLSVDLVTASGDRVTASRDENPELFWALHGGGGNFGVATSLTFQLHDVGPTVMAGLMLFPGDDAPDLSRAYRQIALEAPDAVGTALVYLTAPPEEFVPEGMVGKLAVGMAYIYAGSVEAGEEHAKPFKDLGPSVDLVSPMEYADFQCMIDDPPDHYNYWSADYHNELSDDALDVLVDSAQRLPGPNSQQLVARWGGAVDGPAAANTPLQHRGASWVSHPFGLSETREGGQEAKAWVKQFRQDIAPHTTGGVWLNFIGDEGQDRIMAAYGEQNYRRLSLVKRQFDPDNVFRGNQNILPAEH, via the coding sequence ATGGAATGGATTCGTCCGGAAAGCCCGGACTATGACGAAGCCCGAAAACTCTTCAATGCGATGATCGACCGCAAGCCGGCCGTCATTGCCAAGTGCTCCGATCCCGGCGAGGTTGCTGAGGCCCTGAGCTACGCGCACAACCACAATTTGGACGTAGCGGTGCGTTCTGGCGGGCACTCGGTGGCGGGCATGTCCACCAACGATGACGGGCTGGTAGTTGACGTCCGCCCCATGAAATCGATCCGCGTAGACCCTGAGGCGAAAACCGCCACAGCCGGCGCCGGGCTCACATGGGGAGAATTCGATCGCGCCACGCAGCAACACGGTTTAGCGGTCACCGGCGGCCGGGCGTCCACCACAGGCGTCTCTGGATTCACCTTGGGCGGGGGCTCCGGATGGCTGGAGCGGTCGTACGGTTTCGCGTGCGACAACCTTCTTTCCGTAGACCTGGTCACAGCCTCCGGCGATCGCGTGACCGCAAGCCGGGACGAGAATCCCGAGTTGTTCTGGGCGCTCCACGGCGGGGGCGGAAACTTCGGCGTGGCCACGTCCTTGACGTTCCAACTCCACGATGTGGGCCCCACTGTCATGGCCGGCCTCATGCTGTTCCCCGGGGACGACGCACCGGATCTGTCGCGCGCCTACCGGCAGATTGCTTTGGAAGCACCCGACGCCGTCGGAACCGCCCTGGTGTACCTCACCGCCCCACCGGAAGAGTTCGTCCCGGAAGGGATGGTGGGCAAGCTCGCCGTCGGGATGGCATACATCTACGCGGGCAGTGTTGAAGCCGGCGAGGAGCACGCCAAGCCGTTCAAGGACCTCGGCCCCTCGGTGGACCTGGTCTCGCCCATGGAATACGCGGACTTCCAGTGCATGATCGACGACCCCCCGGACCACTACAACTACTGGAGCGCCGACTACCATAACGAGCTCAGCGACGATGCACTGGACGTACTGGTGGACTCGGCGCAACGCCTTCCCGGCCCGAACTCGCAGCAGCTGGTGGCACGGTGGGGCGGAGCCGTGGACGGACCTGCTGCAGCGAACACGCCGTTGCAGCACCGCGGAGCCTCGTGGGTCAGCCACCCGTTCGGCCTGTCCGAAACCCGGGAGGGCGGGCAAGAGGCAAAAGCCTGGGTCAAGCAGTTTCGGCAGGACATCGCACCCCACACCACGGGCGGCGTGTGGTTGAACTTCATCGGCGATGAAGGGCAGGATCGGATCATGGCGGCCTATGGCGAACAGAATTACCGGCGACTGTCCTTGGTGAAGCGCCAGTTCGATCCCGACAACGTGTTCCGCGGCAACCAGAACATCCTGCCGGCTGAGCACTGA
- a CDS encoding DMT family transporter: MSWLILILSGALEAVWAAALHRSKGFRKPVPTVVFLVSVVASMAGLAIAMQSIPTGTAYAVWVGVGVVLTATYAMVTKVERATTARLLLLAGIGACVIGLKVVA, from the coding sequence ATGTCGTGGTTAATTCTCATCCTCTCCGGGGCACTCGAAGCCGTCTGGGCTGCAGCTCTCCATCGCTCCAAGGGCTTCCGTAAACCCGTCCCCACAGTTGTCTTCCTGGTGTCGGTTGTCGCCAGCATGGCCGGACTCGCCATTGCGATGCAATCCATTCCTACCGGCACGGCCTACGCAGTGTGGGTTGGCGTCGGCGTGGTACTGACCGCGACGTACGCCATGGTCACCAAAGTTGAACGCGCGACGACGGCCCGGCTGCTTTTGCTTGCGGGCATCGGCGCATGTGTCATTGGCCTGAAGGTGGTGGCGTAG
- a CDS encoding 2-phosphosulfolactate phosphatase, with the protein MSGSPGEHGAPQRQLPYSVRFEWGLDGARAVVPGADLAVVVDVLSFTTCVSVAVDRAAMVFPYPLRDASANEFAAHHDAVLAGPRDSEGLSLSPASLRGASVLDRVVLPSPNGSTISHQLAASARQVVAVSLRNAAATAEWVRATLPADAVIAVIAAGEKWAHGALRPALEDELGAGAFIAGLAAAGRGNFSPESAAAAAAFDAAEPRLATILRGCSSGRELMDAGYADDVDIAAELNASQVVALLRDGAFQGA; encoded by the coding sequence GTGAGCGGTTCCCCCGGCGAACACGGTGCACCGCAACGGCAGCTGCCGTACTCGGTCCGGTTCGAATGGGGGCTCGACGGCGCCCGCGCGGTAGTGCCGGGAGCGGATCTTGCCGTGGTGGTGGACGTCCTCTCCTTCACCACGTGCGTCAGTGTAGCGGTGGATCGTGCGGCGATGGTGTTTCCGTACCCGCTGAGGGACGCATCGGCGAACGAGTTCGCCGCTCATCACGATGCTGTACTGGCCGGACCGCGGGACTCGGAGGGGCTGAGCCTGTCGCCAGCGAGTCTCCGGGGTGCGTCGGTGCTGGATCGGGTGGTTCTGCCCTCCCCCAACGGTTCAACCATCAGCCATCAGCTTGCGGCTTCGGCACGTCAGGTGGTGGCGGTCTCGCTGCGCAATGCCGCCGCTACAGCAGAGTGGGTTCGCGCCACGCTGCCTGCCGATGCTGTCATTGCGGTTATTGCTGCCGGTGAGAAGTGGGCTCACGGTGCACTTCGGCCAGCGTTGGAGGATGAGCTCGGTGCGGGGGCCTTCATCGCCGGACTCGCCGCTGCCGGGCGGGGCAACTTCTCCCCGGAGTCGGCGGCTGCGGCGGCTGCCTTCGATGCGGCCGAACCTCGGCTGGCCACCATATTGCGGGGATGCTCCAGTGGCCGCGAACTCATGGATGCCGGCTACGCGGACGACGTCGACATCGCCGCAGAGCTGAACGCAAGCCAGGTAGTGGCTTTGTTGCGGGACGGCGCGTTTCAGGGCGCTTAG
- a CDS encoding DUF4031 domain-containing protein yields the protein MAIYVDPPLWPAHGTVFSHLVSDSSLDELHAFAAAAGIPERAFDGDHYDVPERRYDDLVSAGAIPVEARILVRKLIASGLRIPARERSKALTVPLMERWNSTYPGHEELGLELLERWGEDRRKYHSRTHLLAVLEALDVLAEPEQPARTVLLAAWFHDAVYEGVAGQDEEESARLAEDRLTATGLAPHEVAEVARLVRLTSTHRPKTGDYAGALLCDADLSVLGGDQQSYARYRAAVREDYAHVSDDDFAKGRAAVVRDLLRLDPLFHGERAKALWLAAARRNLSSELA from the coding sequence ATGGCCATCTACGTCGATCCACCCTTGTGGCCAGCGCATGGAACCGTGTTTTCGCACCTGGTTTCGGACTCGTCGCTGGATGAGTTACACGCGTTCGCGGCCGCCGCCGGCATTCCTGAGCGAGCCTTCGACGGAGACCACTACGACGTCCCCGAACGCCGATACGACGACCTCGTTTCCGCGGGCGCCATCCCTGTGGAGGCCCGCATCCTGGTCCGCAAGCTCATTGCCAGCGGACTCCGCATCCCCGCTCGTGAACGGAGCAAGGCCTTGACAGTACCTCTGATGGAACGTTGGAACAGCACCTATCCCGGCCACGAAGAGTTGGGGCTTGAGTTGCTGGAACGCTGGGGCGAAGACCGCAGGAAGTATCACAGCCGGACACATCTCCTCGCAGTTCTTGAGGCCTTGGATGTGCTGGCCGAACCGGAACAGCCTGCCCGAACCGTCTTGCTGGCAGCGTGGTTTCACGATGCCGTCTATGAAGGAGTCGCCGGGCAGGACGAAGAAGAGTCCGCACGTTTGGCAGAGGACCGGCTGACGGCCACTGGTCTGGCACCCCACGAAGTAGCTGAGGTGGCGCGCCTAGTCCGGCTCACCTCCACTCACCGCCCAAAGACAGGCGACTACGCGGGTGCACTGTTGTGCGACGCCGATCTGTCAGTGCTCGGCGGTGACCAGCAATCCTATGCTCGCTATCGTGCCGCCGTCCGCGAAGACTACGCCCATGTCAGCGACGACGACTTCGCGAAGGGGCGCGCCGCCGTCGTACGCGATCTCCTGAGGCTGGACCCGCTGTTCCACGGCGAACGCGCCAAAGCACTCTGGTTGGCAGCTGCCCGCCGGAACCTCTCCAGCGAACTCGCGTGA
- a CDS encoding phosphoribosylanthranilate isomerase, producing the protein MFVKVCGLSTPESVREAVDAGADAVGFVLTASPREVSPDQVRILLPLVPDGVHAVGVFRHEDAADAVATARAAGLEWVQLHGHRTANDVTTVHDAGMRLIRAVTMGAPQDEFADLGEDMFLIDAAVPGSGESWDYASVREKELDGREWLLAGGLESGNVAFAATAAGAWGVDVSSGVEESRGVKDLAKIRAFVEAAKA; encoded by the coding sequence ATGTTCGTCAAAGTGTGCGGCTTGAGCACGCCCGAATCCGTGCGTGAAGCGGTCGACGCCGGTGCGGACGCGGTTGGCTTTGTTCTCACCGCCAGCCCACGCGAAGTCAGCCCGGATCAGGTACGCATTTTGCTGCCGCTGGTGCCGGACGGTGTTCATGCTGTGGGTGTTTTCCGGCATGAGGACGCCGCTGATGCGGTGGCTACGGCACGTGCCGCCGGCCTCGAATGGGTGCAACTGCACGGTCACCGGACGGCCAACGACGTCACAACAGTGCACGACGCCGGGATGCGGCTCATCCGGGCCGTCACCATGGGTGCCCCGCAGGATGAGTTCGCTGATCTGGGCGAGGACATGTTCTTGATCGATGCCGCTGTTCCCGGCTCAGGGGAGTCCTGGGACTACGCCTCCGTCCGCGAAAAGGAACTTGATGGGCGGGAGTGGCTCCTTGCGGGAGGGCTCGAATCCGGCAACGTGGCCTTCGCCGCGACGGCGGCGGGCGCCTGGGGAGTTGACGTATCCTCCGGCGTCGAGGAATCCCGCGGGGTGAAGGACCTGGCCAAGATCCGAGCTTTCGTCGAAGCCGCCAAGGCTTAG
- the modA gene encoding molybdate ABC transporter substrate-binding protein produces MSVAVGLAGALTACGSTAPAATPTSNSGTSQLSGTVTVFAAASLKATFTQLAKDFEAKNPGTKVTLSFAGSSDLVTQISQGAPADVFASADTKNMTKLADAKLLDGTATNFATNVLEIAVPPSNPASISSFADLAKPGVKVVTCASQVPCGAATDTVEKASGVTLSPVSEESSVTDVLGKVTSGEADAGLVYVTDVKGVGDKVKGIAFPESDKAVNTYPIATVSSSKNKELAAAFIESVTNEAGKKVLSDAGFGAP; encoded by the coding sequence ATGTCGGTTGCGGTTGGTTTGGCAGGCGCCCTTACGGCCTGCGGCTCCACCGCCCCTGCCGCAACGCCAACGAGCAACAGTGGCACATCCCAACTGAGCGGAACGGTGACCGTCTTCGCGGCCGCATCCCTCAAAGCCACGTTCACTCAACTGGCTAAGGATTTCGAGGCGAAGAACCCGGGCACCAAGGTGACACTGAGCTTCGCCGGTTCCTCGGACCTGGTCACGCAGATCAGCCAGGGCGCGCCCGCGGACGTCTTCGCTTCGGCGGACACCAAGAACATGACAAAGCTGGCCGACGCCAAGCTGCTGGACGGTACCGCAACAAACTTCGCCACGAACGTCCTGGAGATCGCCGTCCCACCCAGCAACCCGGCGTCGATCTCGTCCTTCGCTGACCTCGCCAAGCCAGGCGTCAAAGTAGTGACGTGCGCCAGCCAAGTTCCCTGTGGCGCGGCCACGGACACGGTGGAGAAGGCCAGCGGCGTCACGTTGAGCCCTGTCAGCGAAGAATCGTCAGTCACCGATGTCCTCGGCAAGGTCACCTCGGGCGAGGCTGACGCCGGCCTGGTCTACGTCACGGATGTGAAGGGGGTCGGCGACAAGGTCAAGGGCATAGCGTTCCCGGAATCGGACAAGGCCGTCAACACCTACCCGATCGCCACGGTAAGCTCCAGCAAGAACAAGGAACTTGCTGCCGCGTTCATTGAGAGTGTTACCAATGAAGCAGGCAAGAAGGTCCTCAGCGACGCCGGATTTGGCGCACCGTAG
- a CDS encoding sialidase family protein, with protein sequence MTSYLPASPELPLAAPDVEHVLAVRGVGGYRQYRIPALAVSTRGTVLAAYDGRPNLDDLPNPIDLLLRRSYDNGVTWEPQQLVRTGSGLHGFGDPSLLVDTETGRIFMFHAAGTHAGFFEAVPGLTPDDDVQHADVSFSDDDGDTWQHRRLTGQLKHSAITGLFAAAGQGIQIHVGPYKGRLVQQFVLLVDGAIMAASAFSDDHGETWNLGDLIGAGPDGIGPNENKVVCLDDGRLLLHSRATPCRLSSVSEDGGQTWSPLRPIPELPDPSDNGSVARFDGLPGVAAHATPETSEWLIASNNQDPQLRRNTVLSLSPDSGASWPAKLLLCEGSSAYSTVARLPDGNIGVLYERHGYREIVFASIPAEQLTGQLHRVPAAAQASLEPTGLVFDMELRSITPGRPAVWQNAGEFHVIPSTSDGEWDVQTWKEIGQGYSEQDQVLGTREAQDLNYGPIIPGYKARDILAFTGRIRNVGTKPTTGVVLLGPHNNADRFPPADLLPGEHALYFTPTYTVTETDLTRETLDLVFTAEADGGRVRLERTFRFNLRTGAVVAS encoded by the coding sequence GTGACCTCCTACCTCCCGGCCTCCCCTGAACTCCCGCTGGCCGCGCCCGACGTCGAGCACGTCCTGGCTGTCCGTGGCGTCGGCGGTTACCGTCAGTACCGCATCCCCGCCCTCGCCGTCAGCACGCGGGGCACTGTGTTGGCCGCTTACGACGGCCGGCCCAACTTGGACGACCTCCCCAATCCCATCGATCTCCTCCTGCGCCGAAGCTACGACAACGGGGTCACGTGGGAGCCTCAGCAGCTTGTGCGCACGGGTTCAGGTCTTCACGGATTCGGCGATCCAAGCCTTCTGGTTGACACCGAAACCGGGCGCATCTTCATGTTCCACGCCGCAGGTACCCACGCGGGCTTCTTCGAGGCCGTTCCCGGATTGACGCCCGATGACGACGTGCAGCATGCGGACGTCAGCTTCTCCGACGACGACGGCGACACCTGGCAGCACCGCCGGCTCACCGGACAGCTCAAGCACAGTGCCATCACAGGCCTTTTCGCCGCTGCCGGCCAGGGAATCCAAATACACGTTGGCCCCTACAAAGGCCGGTTGGTGCAGCAGTTTGTGCTGCTGGTGGACGGTGCCATTATGGCCGCCTCCGCATTCAGCGACGACCACGGCGAGACATGGAACCTGGGTGACCTGATCGGAGCGGGTCCGGACGGGATCGGGCCCAACGAAAACAAAGTTGTGTGTTTGGACGATGGCCGGCTGCTCCTGCATTCGCGGGCAACGCCGTGCAGGTTGTCGTCTGTGTCCGAGGATGGCGGGCAGACCTGGAGCCCGCTGCGGCCCATCCCGGAGCTACCCGACCCCAGCGACAACGGTTCAGTGGCGCGCTTCGACGGCCTTCCCGGTGTTGCTGCCCACGCGACGCCTGAGACCTCAGAGTGGCTGATCGCCAGCAACAATCAAGACCCGCAGCTACGACGGAATACTGTCCTGAGCCTCTCCCCCGACAGCGGCGCCTCGTGGCCGGCCAAGCTGTTACTGTGCGAGGGCAGTTCGGCCTACTCGACGGTTGCGCGGCTGCCGGACGGGAACATCGGAGTTCTGTACGAGCGGCACGGCTACCGGGAGATCGTGTTCGCTTCGATCCCTGCCGAACAGCTCACGGGGCAACTTCACCGCGTGCCCGCAGCGGCCCAGGCCTCGTTGGAGCCCACTGGCTTGGTCTTCGACATGGAGCTGCGGTCCATCACTCCAGGCAGGCCCGCGGTATGGCAAAACGCCGGCGAATTCCACGTCATTCCGTCCACCAGCGACGGCGAATGGGACGTGCAGACCTGGAAGGAAATCGGCCAAGGCTACTCCGAGCAAGACCAAGTCCTGGGCACTCGCGAGGCTCAGGATCTCAACTACGGACCCATCATCCCGGGCTACAAAGCCAGGGATATCCTCGCTTTCACCGGACGCATCCGCAACGTCGGCACCAAGCCGACTACCGGCGTCGTACTTCTCGGACCGCACAACAACGCAGACCGTTTCCCGCCCGCGGACCTGCTGCCCGGCGAGCACGCGCTGTACTTCACGCCCACGTACACCGTCACCGAGACGGACCTGACTCGCGAAACGCTGGACCTCGTTTTCACGGCAGAGGCCGACGGCGGCAGGGTGCGTTTGGAGCGGACGTTCCGTTTCAACCTGCGCACCGGCGCCGTGGTTGCTTCTTAG
- a CDS encoding HutD/Ves family protein: protein MEIIRFADVRPEPWRNGGGVTRELASHPKAASAQDGAWDWRVSIADVAKAGEFSTFPGMERVITIIDGELLLLTVDGAEHPLEKYRPFRFSGEAASSATLPTGDIRDLNVIARAGAFKGYTSIVEISKKRAHPVFEGQLAVLLEGKATVAPGAAADEESDADSPAPSVGEPVELSRYDAVVGSDTRSPEISGRGFVAVISIDHVEPTHS from the coding sequence ATGGAGATTATCCGCTTTGCCGACGTCCGTCCCGAACCGTGGCGCAACGGAGGTGGGGTGACGCGCGAACTCGCCAGCCATCCGAAGGCCGCCTCCGCACAGGACGGCGCCTGGGATTGGCGGGTCAGCATCGCGGACGTTGCCAAAGCGGGCGAATTCTCCACTTTTCCCGGAATGGAACGGGTCATCACCATCATCGACGGCGAACTGCTGCTCCTCACGGTGGATGGCGCGGAGCACCCGTTGGAGAAGTACCGTCCGTTCCGGTTCTCGGGCGAGGCTGCGTCCTCGGCCACCCTTCCGACCGGCGACATCCGGGATTTGAACGTCATCGCACGCGCCGGCGCTTTCAAGGGCTATACCTCCATTGTGGAGATCTCCAAGAAGCGCGCGCACCCGGTCTTCGAGGGCCAGCTGGCCGTTCTGCTGGAAGGTAAGGCCACGGTCGCGCCCGGAGCTGCTGCTGATGAAGAGTCTGACGCCGACTCCCCGGCTCCCAGCGTCGGCGAACCTGTCGAGTTGTCGCGATACGACGCCGTGGTGGGCTCGGATACGCGGAGCCCGGAGATCTCAGGCCGGGGCTTCGTGGCAGTGATCTCGATCGACCATGTAGAGCCGACGCACTCCTGA